From Bacteroidota bacterium, the proteins below share one genomic window:
- a CDS encoding FMN-binding negative transcriptional regulator — protein sequence MYNFSYFKEQDRQRLLHFMEEHPFAFLTGSTLTGKQVATQLPVLFEERDGELYLQGHLMRNTDHHKAFKENPQALLVFTGPSAYVSASWYSNPQIGSTWNYMSIHIGGTIEFMSDAELVEFMRKFTLKFEGGNTSSKTIYDNLPDSFLHKMMPAIVGFELKAEQFENVFKLSQNRDEQSYRNIIDRLEERGGESALIAAEMRKRQAELFPPGVEWDGSRFDS from the coding sequence ATGTACAACTTTTCTTATTTCAAAGAGCAGGACCGGCAGCGACTCCTGCATTTCATGGAGGAGCATCCCTTCGCGTTCCTGACCGGAAGCACCTTAACGGGCAAACAGGTGGCGACCCAGCTGCCTGTCTTGTTCGAAGAACGTGACGGTGAATTATACCTGCAGGGCCATTTGATGCGGAACACCGATCACCACAAGGCGTTTAAAGAAAATCCCCAGGCCCTGCTCGTCTTCACCGGCCCGAGCGCTTACGTGAGCGCTTCCTGGTACAGCAATCCGCAGATCGGTTCGACCTGGAACTACATGAGCATTCACATCGGTGGGACGATCGAATTCATGTCGGATGCTGAATTGGTCGAGTTCATGCGGAAATTCACCCTGAAGTTTGAAGGAGGAAACACCAGCTCCAAGACCATCTACGATAACCTGCCGGATTCCTTTCTCCATAAGATGATGCCGGCGATTGTCGGATTTGAGTTAAAGGCGGAACAGTTCGAAAACGTTTTCAAGTTGAGCCAGAACCGCGACGAGCAGAGTTATCGGAACATCATCGACCGGTTGGAGGAGCGCGGAGGTGAAAGCGCCCTCATCGCGGCAGAGATGAGAAAGCGACAGGCGGAGTTGTTTCCACCGGGGGTGGAGTGGGATGGATCTAGATTCGATTCGTAA